The DNA segment atgtatattatttaaaaaaattatgaacccatttttcacaaaaagaaattttaaaattatgatattttcataaaatttttgaaaggaaaaaaaaaaaaaaaaacatgaatatttttgttaaaaatgagtatttttttttaggttgaTAAAATGTGAaagattaaatttataaatatgagattattatacccattttaatcaaatataccttattttttgaaaagggCAAATTTTCCATTTGTAATCAAGGTTGTACTTGTTCTTTGttttaggaaaaataatataagaaataaataatttatcaacccTTTTTTGTTTAGGAGTTATTTGGTACCATAATTTTGCTTTGAACACCAAAAGTTTTTATACTAAGTGGGTTAAATACATgctacaaaaattttaattttattgaaaatgggtttgagattgaagttttaaaaaaataccaaatcaaaccaaaagaattattttcatatttttttttcattctaatCAACAAGTAATTTGGgtcatatttgataattgtttttaaaaatagttttgaaaaatagttgttgaaaatagtttttgaaagttgttttatgatattttgtagaacaaaaatttgtttggaaactaaaaatatttttaaatatattttaaaaataatttttatattaaatgctttatttttaatcattctacatatttatataattattttctaaaataatctttaaaaaataagtaaaaataataaaaaataattaaaaatattctttgaaaatataatgtgtttctgttcttaaaaataaaaaatagaaaataattttttattattaaaatttgtttttcttttaataatagaaaaccattcttaaaaatagttaccaaataaatccttattttataaaacacttgATTTCAAAGAAATAAATCATATCACCATCAACCAAAACTCATAATCATATTATTTGACTGAttctttgataatttggaaTCCCTTCTATTTCATTTTGACCAGGACAATGATTtgatatttgatcatttcactTTCTTCTCTataacaaaaaccaaataaattttttattttaaatagttaaaatattttctaatctcTAGAATAACCTGAAAATAACATTGTTCTATACCTTGATATAGATTGacaaaattgtttaatattgacaataaattgtgacctttatttatttattcatgttttgACCTTTCTAACATGAAGTTATAAACTACTTGACCCCCGTGATTAGTGGTACTACCAAAGTTGATTTTGTGGAAGTTGGtagaagagaaggaaaaaggtagaatatcgatttcttgtaatttttaaaaatatacgataaaatctaagtttttaaaaaatgttacaaatatatagaattaaatacaaattaataagattaaggtacaaaataatgaattttagcttagataaaagaaaatcaaattgtaATTCATCTTGATTTTTGATTGGATATTTTTTCGAGAATTCGTTATgaataacaaatgaaaatataatgatttttttaaaatttttatatttttcgtaactctatacttttttttatcgaaaataagtaaaaaaaaattatttttatatttaagtttttaataattgtttaaaaataataataaaaccttcAAACGTGCCATTTAATTTTTTGGGAGCAGCATTATATAGTGGAAATTTCCAAAAGAAAGGGGGAATGGGGAAAATGCACAATGAATCCAAGGAGGGGTGCCATTGAATGATATAGGAAATTACTGATCTGTGTAATATATTTTCTGGCATTGAATAATGGCCAGGCAAATAGTAAATACCACAAAAGAGGGGATGCCTTAAAAGTCATAATTATACAGAATCTGAATGGAAAAAGAGGACATGAGGTGAGAAACCCTTTTTAAACTTATACAGATTTTAAGGAAATCTGGTTGAGAAATGAGGAGTCCGTGGCCCCATATGGCTGTTGTTGAATAAACTTATGTTGTAGATTattaaaattgaagaaaaaggtTGTGGGCGCAGGGGTCCAGATCTACTAACCAACACTCTTGACACCAACATTCCACCACACACCCACACTCACACACCggcatcttcttcttccccaatcATCTCTTTTACAGTCTTGTACAGGGGAGACTTGTTAGGTGTGCTTTCCTTTTCCATTTGTACTCATCTTGCTCATTTCTCCCACAAACCCGTCTTTATCTCATATTATCATATTACTTTATGATTCCAAAAAATCAGGGCAGTTACATATAAATCTACCTTTCTTTCTCTGTGTGTATGTGTTGCAGTTTGCGAAGAGTTTGTGATGCTTTGAACATAgttgagaattttgggttttgaGTGTCTTGCATGATTTTTTTTGGGTACCCTTTAGAGAGTGAGATCTGGGTGTCCTAAGAAATAGTTGTTGTACACATTTGTTTCCATCTGGGTGCTCTAAATTTGGGGCTACACAGATCAGAGGTACCAAATTTTCATCTGGGTGTTACTGTTTCTCTCTGGGTGTGATTAGAGCTCAAAGGGTGTTCAAGAATCTTTCTAATTTGTGCATTTTTGCCTTCTTATCATCTTAAGGTACCGTAACATTCATATGCAGAGAGAAAGAATGATGGCAGGAAATGGGTTGTTTTACCCAATTATTGGGTTTGCATCAGTCTTTGCATTCATCTACATGTCTTTTGGAGACTTGAAGATCAATTTGTCTGAAGAAACAAAGATGAGCTTTGTGGGGAGGAATGGTACTCAGTTCATGGTGGATGGGAAAGTGTTTTACATTAATGGGTGGAACTCTTATTGGTTGATGGACCAAGCTGTGGATGAGTATAGCAAACCCAGGGTCAGGGCGATGCTGCAGGCAGGGGCAAAGATGGGTCTCACTGTTTGTCGCACTTGGGCATTTAACGATGGAGCCTACCATGCTCTCCAGATCTCACCTGGCCGGTTCGATGAGCGAGTCTTCAAGGTATAAGAGTTTTCATGGTATTCCTACTTGTGATCTGTGCTCAGATAAATAAACTGCCATGTGATTTCAGTGCAAAATCCCCAAATGCTTGTCTGATTTCTTAAGCCCCTGTTAGATTCTGGGTTTCTTCCAAACTCAATTTTGGGGTTGTGGggttttaaatttgattttatcttaGTTGGAATGCTTGAAATTTCTGGTTGTTTTTAAGATATGATCAGGTATCTGAATGAATTGAAATGAAAGTGTTCATCCACGGAGTAGTGAACTTATGGGGCAACAGTACTTTAACAGGGCACATACGTGGATTTTGCTGGTGTAACCCCAAAAATGCAATAAATGTATTCTTGTTATTAGGTAATAGATTTGGTTGAGTGATAATGGCAAGTCAACAATGACTTAGCCTTTGTTTGCAATCCTTTGATTGTAGGATCCTTTATTTGTCATCCCCTAATTGTAGGATTTTTTGTCTGTATAGTTGACTAGTCCATATGTCACTCCTTTAGTTTAGGCTGACTGTATTGACAGTCTTGCAAGCCATTTCTCCTATTACATGAGGTCTTTTCAAGAGAACAGAATATGTGCTATTATCATTTTCATATACACTTTCCAGTTTTTTCTTCACACTAATTTCATATTGAAGCCCATGGCTTCTGAAGACTGTTCATTAGTTACCTGATAAACATTGCCTGAACActtgaattttcatttattaagcTCTATTTAAACTTGAGATGTGTAATGATCTTGTATTGCTTTCCCTATTCTTGGTTTTCACTGTAATAAGTAACTGGATACAATTGCAGGCTTTGGATCATGTCATTGCAGAAGCAAGAAAACAGGGAATCAGGCTGCTCCTCACCTTAGTTAATAACTTGCAAGCATATGGTGGGAAAACTCAGTACGTCAATTGGGCATGGCAAGAAGGCATTGGTTTGAGCTCCTCCAATGATTCATTCTTCTTTGACCCATCTATCCGTATTTATTTCAAGAATTATGTCAAGGTAATATGTTCATCCCATAAAAGTCTCTATTTTTTAGGACAGGAATGCCTAATAGCAGCCATAGTTGAACCCATTTAACTTGGGGATCCTAAGGAAATTGAATCAATCAGTGTTGCAGTTGAAAACACAAGTTGCTGGTGGTATGAGCAGAGATCAGTGTGAATCACTTGGATACATGAAAGTGAGGTTGTATGTTTAGTGCATAAATTGCAGTATGGATAAATTAATAACAGAAGAGCACTGACCAGGTGTTCATGACTAAAGAAGGGATTCTTTCAATCATCATAGTAGGACCCAGCCAATCTTATTATCAATGGGAATGAATTTTCTTCAAGCATTTGtatttttatcttcattaaTGTTTGTGGCCTAATAGGAGTTCAAGTTCATGATTGAAGAGAGTAATGCAGTAGATATAGGGTTGTGAATTTTAATGCATTGAGTATTAGTTTTTAGGCATACTGAAGAATTTATGATTTGGGAATTATTTAACGTGTGGCAATGTGATGAGAATACGATTAAGATATGAAATAGTAGTTTTGCAAAGAGAGTTTTGCCcacttatatatttttacatttgCAGGCTGTGTTGACAAGGAAGAACTCCATCACTGGGATTGAGTATAGAAATGATCCCACCATCTTTGGATGGGAATTGATAAATGAACCCCGTTGCATGTCCGATGCTTCAGGTGACACTCTCCAAGTAAGTCATGGACTCATTTTATCCCTGCACTGCTGTTTCCTTGGTTCTGTTTTAATGGGAATTGGttagaaagtatttttgtaGTTTGTAAGGTTGAATTTCATCATGGTACAGAACTTTCTCGTTACCTGTAAAATATCATAGATCCTGTGTATAGTGTGAATTATTGTTGAGACAGAAACTACTTTGATGAGAGCCACTCTTAAATTCACTTAAGCTGAATTTTGGGGGACTCCTTTCAACAGGAATATGTTTTACCTATAGACTCTTTTCTTATGGTTATTGACTGAATATCAGATGTTAATTAATAAATGGCTATGGAATTGCAGGATTGGTTAGAAGAAATGTCAGCTTACGTGAAATCAATTGACAAGAAACATCTACTTACCATAGGCCTCGAAGGATTCTACGGTCCAAACTCCCCCAAAAGGCTCACTGTGAACCCAGCAGAGTGGGCAGCAACCCTTGGAGCTGATTTTATCCGCAATTCCAAGATCTCAACCATTGATTTTGCCTCTGCTCATATCTATCCTGACCACTGGTAAAAATTTATCACAGAAAATTGTATACAATGCCAagatttgaaattcaatttatgGGAAAATGAGCTGTttatttgaaaggaaaaacaagcattattgataaatattatgCGAATTTTGATGACATATGGTTTATGTATGGAACCCATCTCCTAACAGCTTCCTTCTATGTCAAAACTGAAACTGGGATGGGATGTGTTGACTCTGATGGTATATAGGCTCAGTTTCAATATGACTGTGCATGCCCTTGAATCTGTTTCTATACCTTCCAAAACGTTTATCTTTTACCTGATTGTATAATTGCCTAGAAACCTAATCGATCCCTTTCTTTCTGGTAGGTTTCATGGTCAAGAATTTGAAGCTGAACTAAAATACGTCTCCAAATGGATGCTGTCTCACATTGAAGATGGTGAAAAGGAACTGAAGAAGCCTGTCATGTTCACAGAATTTGGGTTCTCAACCGATAACAAGAACTTCCATCCATCTAAGCGAGATCGGTTTTTCAAGACTGTTTTCGATGTCATGTATCAATCTGCAAGGAAAAATGGGGCTGGAGCAGGTTCCTTTGTTTGGCAGTTCCTGGTCGGAGGAATGGAAGAGTATAACGATGACTTTGGGATCGTTCCATGGGAAAGACCAGCAACTTATCGGTTGATAACTGAACATACATGCAGGCTGGCGAGAATCCAGGGAGGACTGGCTCAACAGAAGGCAAGTTTGAAAGATTTATGTTCAAGGAGACGATGATGAAAGCAATGCCATTCTTTTACCCGAAAATATTCACTGCCCTTGTGGGAGAAAAGAATTCTGTGGTTTGAGGTTTGAGATTGTTTGAAAGAGAGATTCAGGTCAGGGGTTTGAGCCATGTTCTCCTGTTCATACAGATAGTATAGTTGAAATTTAATGAATCAGATTGTGAGTATATAGTGATTATATTACAGACACTGCAATAAAATGCAGGAATTTGGAGCTGGTAAAGAAAGATGGATCAATGTGGGAGGACACTGGGATTTGTAGAATTAGGGTTTAAAAGAACACACAGCTTGCTCCATTTCCCAGTCTGCTTGCAATTTGCCCTGACATCAACTTTTTGGTCTTTCAAAATGATTGTAATGGAGCTCTCGGCTATCCTACTACCTATAATTGGACCATCAATTCATTAGTTACTGGtactttttcttattatcattatttgggAAGCAAGTGTTTATTAGTACAGAAACcagaatttgaatttgtttttctgtttacacgttttcttagcaaccaaacagagcagaGAAAAGCAACAAGAGGATCTGGGGAAAATTAAAGTTTGAATTCCCATGAAAGCTGATTGTGTCTCAAACTTCCATTTTCTCACATGGGTGCTTCTTAGAAGATCTAGAAACAAACTTCAAAATGTAAACACAAACAGGACCCTGTACTCATTCTGTTTAAGATCATTAAAGATGatagaataaagaagaaaactGGTTATCAGAGGTCACAACTAGCTCGATTTTCGCTTTGATAGCCTAGGTGAAGTTCTGGGTGATGAACTGATCCCACTGGTAGGAGAACCCTTTTTCTCTCCACTGCCTTTACTCTCGTCTCCCTTCAATTTCTTACCCCTAGGGCTTGACCTTCTCGCCTGTTCAACCACCTCCATAACACCGTCGTTAGAGTTGTGCTCCTCGGACCTCCGGCTTCGAGTCCGCCTCGCCACCGAATTCACTGGACCTCCCCCAGTTTTGGCCGAATCAGCACTAATTAACCCTTTCCCTTTCACGTTCTCCGGGGCTACCTTATCAAAATCATCCCCAAGCTTCCTCGCCAGCTTCCGCCGCACCAACTCCTCTTCATCATCTTCCTCATCGTCATCCACCACAAAACGCCGCCGCTTCACTGCCACAGGAGCCGGAGGAGGCGAAACACAAGGTGAGGAGGGAGACAACCGCTCTCCGCCAACGCTATCGTCAATTTTAACGGCGATGCTTGGAGGCGAGCCCTTGGCAACTCTCTTGGCTTTCCTCATGAGCCTTTCGCGCTCTGCTCGGAGCTTCTTGATGCTGCCTTCGATGCGGCCTTGGAGTCTGTGGCGCTTGAAGTTTAGGCCACCCATGGACCAATGAGCTTCCTCTGCCCATGAAAGAAACGGATCGAGAACCGGTACAGGCGGATCAACCCGGGAAGAGTTGAACTTGACGTCGGTGTAGATGCGGGGGCGGGGAAGACTGCCACCGTAGAATTTTCCGGGGCCGAGCGGCACAACCATGGCTGTTGGGCGGCTATTGGGAGATTTAGGGTGGCAGAGACGTGGGTGAGATGGAAGGTGTGGTTGATCTGGCgtgcatacatatatatagaaatCGCGGTGGCCGCGGCGATGGAAGAGTTTGGCGGGAAGTTTTGGCGCCaacgtaaaaaaaaaagtggggaaGTGGTTCCGCGGGCGGCGAGACTGATGTGGTGTTTTGAGGTTAGGGCTTGGTGAAACTTGAAAGTAGCCCCATGGGTGAAATGGGCTCCGTCCAGGGTCCAATGGTCCACGCTGAGAGGCCCATTGGGCCTTTGGCCACCACCGTGCTAGAGATCCATTGGGCCCTTCCATAGTCTTCGATGTGGGTCCCAAGCCTACATCCAATCTCTTTAATTAGCACTTAATATGGTGGTCATTCACCCCTTTATTTACACCACTCCCCATTGAATGTCGAACATATTAGAACAATATACCTTATTAAAATCTTGCTAGTAAAAAATCTTATGGGAAAaatttaacaaagaaaaaaaaaaaatacaatattcttCTAATTCTTTATACTACTTTTGGTCTGTTAATTCTTTATACTGTTCTTGGTTTGTTAGGATAAGATTGTCTCCTTCGATAGGACAAAACCTggattaaggaaaaaaaaatacaatacattaatatcattttataaaCATACTCCCCTCCCGGTAAAACTCAATAAGACAAAATCtggacaaaggaaaaaaataaaagagtataATACATTAACATCATTTTGTAAACATAATCCCCtttatgttaatatatttgagtCGACACATTCCAATCTTGTGTATTAATCTCTTAAAGGTTGAGGTTGACGATGgctttgtgaataaatctatTAGATTGTCACTTAAGTTTATTTGTTAAACATCAATTTTACCACTCTTTTAGAATTCATacgtaaaaaataattttgatgaaATGTGTTTGGTTTTATCTCATTTAATATAACCCATTCTATCTCtacaatgcatgcaacattatctttATATATTATTGTTAGGTTACATTTGATAGATGAAAGTttacatgattttttattatgttgaaTTATAGATCTTAGTCATATACATTCACAATTTGTTTCATGATTTGCGAATATTTTTTAACGATTTGAGGACGTGGCTATCACCGTTTGTTCGACAGATCCCCATGAAATAATAGTACAATTACAATTAAACACATatcttatttgaaatttaacttTATATAGGTTGAAAAGGTATTTGCATATGCATATTCAAACAATTAGAACTTTGATTCTCTTTACTTAAATAACCTTATATTAGTAGTTTCATGAATATAGtgcaatatatatttgatacaATTCCAATGGTTTTGGGTTGGAGCGAAAttatatcttgctaataaattaacaaaaaaagcAATGTCTTAGAGTATATAATTGACAAGATATATAAGTGCATCGATAGCACTAAAATATGGTACTATAGGACCAACtaattcttcatcatttctgtACGGGCAaaatgagtcatttttcatttcaagtgATTGGACAaccattaaagaatttaaatgatGCACATTATTCATATGAAAAcgcttcaaaattttcttaatgtacgttaattgatatattaaaactccatttggaaaatgctcgtaATTCAGagtattttgtaaatctatGCTCTTAATATTGCTGTTGTAGGAACATGTTCGagacattaaatattataaaagttttttctaatatgtcttcttttataatttttttctccacacaacTTTAATTGAGAGTTGTTTTTAAACAATGCGGAGTTGTATTCACtaacaatttaaaaatcttGCGAGCTCAGATGCATCcaatcaaattgaatttttgggaaaaatatagttttttggTGATCATATATTTCTTTCAAATCACTTCATGAAGTAAAAAGATCATTTACTATaagatattcattttttaaaccttcatggagatgataataaagaaaaatcaactcTTTTGCATGATCTTACAAGGATGCTTGATTTACTTCCTTTATCGTAGTTTCAAGATTtattgcatcaagatgtattCCAACATCAATATTTCAAGATATATAGTTCTTCCTTTAAATTGcaagtgccacaaattcaaGCTTGTGAGATTTGacattataaaaaaactttacatatataacaaaataatattaatacatataacaaataaaaattaacaaataattgCATTATTcggtataaaataaattttatataagttttagaTTGGTAACGTTAGTATAACTTCTAACTATAATAAACTATAAAACGACACCTAAATAGATTTTGGCCATAAGAATGATTTTTACATAGCTTTTGATCATATAGCATCTGAAAAATATATAACGTaatttaaatgaacaaaatcaaTACTAATATAAATACgcaaaatttattatatataagcAACCCTGagtttaagataaaaaaaattacttttacgGCAATCCGTATTGATAGCATATTATAAAATGAGAAGCTATAAAAGAGACATGAgagaatgagaaaaataatataaaaattatttctttctcGAGGATGGTTCTTATACAAAGAACGAGAAGTGTTTCAAATTACCTTTCATTTAATACTCATAAATATGATGGATAAatgaatattataaatattctttaattaaaacttaataatgttattaaaaatacaaaaagagatttttaaagaaatatggaTGTAAAAAAACAAGGTAATAcactattttttatcaaataaaactcttatttaaaatataaaagctTGTATgctaaaaagtttttttttttttcgattccAATTTGAGATATCGGAATAGGAATAATATACAatttaataaaagttatatacatGATTCTAACAATTTATAGAACTCATTATaccattttacaaaaataaaaattttaaaatatattaaatttaagaaaacctTAGTGATGAAAGAAAGTGAACAAAATTTAGTACATGAGAATGAGGACGAGGAATAAACATCTCATTCATTCTCTTCTTTACTTtcatgtttggataaattttatgaaaatatgaataaaataaaaaatgattgtggtataaatcaaatttcatttattagtgAGATTTCAATTTATCATAGTATTatcatattttgattaattcatctaataagaaaatataaaatagtccaaaattactattttaccatTGAATTTCATTCATCAAGCTCTATCTCTTCATCATACAATACGCCTATTATTTTTACTCATATTATTTAGtaatataaaaactttcaaaatttaatttaaaaaaaaaaaaaatttaaagcatgtgtGAGGATattattgtcaatttatttatttatttattcattttcattaattttattaccaaacattaaaataaaaacaaataatcattttaatcTCGAATTCATTcataaaaacactaaaaatgaaattaccaaattaatttccattcatcaaaaaatagaaatggaaacatcatatttgttttcattccccttgtaccaaacaccccattaatgttaaaaaaatttaagcaaaaagataataataaaaaagaataaattgaacttcaaaattattaattaataatatattaaggataaaattattattaactgTTGGAGTAttaagaaagattttatttcttaaactaatGGCCACTCTATATCTTATATTTgacttatatttaattattcttaatactaaatatttggataatacactattaaaaatataccctaaaatttttaataataataataatagttacaAAATCTATGGCGGTTGAAAAAAAAGGggattttatttgaattattcgtaaataaaaaattattattgaaatttattaatttaaaactaataaatcaaaataaacgcaaaatttaagaaatggaAAGGGGAGTCCCAAAGTGAAGCAATCGTTATCCATCCAAAAAGGGAGAATTTCTCACAGCACAAAAAAAGTCAAAAGAATCGACGGCTGCGATATGATGGTCAGATGTGGGACCCGCATTGGCATGGAGACGTGCTGAGGGAAAAAGGACAGGGTTAGTTTCGGTATTTCACGATACACCCAATCAGCCTCCGTCAAGTCGCAATCCAATGCTCTGAGTTCCACCGTATCATGAAATAATAAGCACGGTACTTTTCCATCAATGGACTTTTCTTACGCCACGTAGTGGTTCCACGGTGTACCTGACCGTTTCGTATAATCGGTATCCTTTCCTCTCAGCGTACGATAGAGAACTTTCCTGTCAAGGCGCGAATTGAGCTCTTTCTCTCACTAGgtttgtttctctctctaaaggaAACTtttacactttctctctctggAGTCTGGACGCACACTCTCAGCAACTTTCTCTCTCTTGAAATCTCTCCCCTCTTTCTATTTCACGCTTCCCAGAAATCCGTTGGAAGCTTCAGAGAAGAATTGGGTAATGTTCAAGACCGTGATCAGTCCTACTAGTTTCTACACCTGAAATTTTCAAGAGGACGATTAATCGAAGCCGTTTTTCTTCGATCATGGGTGATGATTACGCATCACAGTCTTCGCAGAGTTCGATCTCCAAGAAGCACAAACAGAATGAGGTATTGTtttgcgtgtgtgtgtgtgttttttttttttttggcaatcgAGGAGTGAACAAAACCCTTGATCTTTTTCTGGGTTCGAGGGTTTATTTTGTCGGTTTTGGTTGATTGATTAGTGGGTTTGGTGTGGTTTCCTATGACTAATTCATGAGAATTTTAAGTTGGTAAATTGGGTCATTCGGAtgatcaattttgattttcaatgcTTAAATGTTTGAGTTGTGAGGGTTTTGATGTTTGTTCAGAATTTGCTCTGTTAATTCGAATTAATGGGcatgcaatttatttatttatttattttttaatttttgtattttgtgtTTTGTTCTGTTTGGTTTCCTTTGAACTGCAGGAGACGAAAATGGGGAGTCTAGTATATGGACATTATTGTATTGTAGAAGAGTAAAATGTTAATACCACCAAGTGCTGtactgtttttttgtttttgaattcaGTTGGGTTGGATTTGTTGTATTAGTATTACAGAATTtaatatctctctctctttgataCAGAAATTCTTTTTTGAACATAATATTCTACATGCTAAGGAAGCAGTCTCTTTATTTGTTTAGGTGGTTCTCTCTGATGGAATCCACATTGAAAGAGATGAAGGTCCAACTGGGTTATCTATTACTGAGGAGAAAGTTGTGACGGGTGGGAACAAGGGGAAATCAAAAATAGATTGTGATGAGACATGGCAAAACCAAGCTCAGGTATATGAATGAGAAATAACCTAGCTGGTGGTAGATTGTCCTTCTTCAAAGTTACTTGTGCCATTACATGGTTGTTACTTTATTCTTCTTCTCCAGGTTGCTTTGGCCAATGATGTTCGAAATCCTACCAGTGAAGCAGGATCAGAGGACAGTCCTGATCCTCTTAAGAGCTTTGCATCAGGATCAAGTGACTTAATCAATATCAATGGTTTCAATTCTGATTTGTCCTATCATGATGATGATGCTATTGATGACGACGACGACGATGATGTTTCTGGTTATGATGACAATGATGATTTTTTGTATGATGATGATTATTTAAAACTGCAAGCCCAATTTGATAATGTAGATATACCTCCTGGAGTAGAGGCATCAGTTCCTTGGTTGAAAGACCCTACTCCGAGTGAAAAAATGCCAGCTGTTGTGGACACTTCTCCTACTCCAAGTTTGCAAGGGCAATGTGCTCGTGTAGGATCGTTTTCAGATCCTGGTGAAAAGGAAACAAAGACAGCTGCTACAAGCAGTTCAACAGTCCCTGCACAGTCTGGGGATGGCAACCAAGATGACGTGCTGGGAAAATATCTTTTCTTTAAACAATTTGATACTGTTGAAGATTTTTCAGATCACCACTTTAGCCGAATGGGCTTTGTAGGAGAGCAGGTGATTTTAGTTCCTTAAAGATGTATCTCATGTTTTGCATCCTTTGTGCATTCTTATGTACATTATCTGCGCAGCTACATAACCTGATCTACCTCTCTTTCTCACAGCCACCCAAGAATTGGGCAAAGA comes from the Vitis vinifera cultivar Pinot Noir 40024 chromosome 12, ASM3070453v1 genome and includes:
- the LOC100266088 gene encoding mannan endo-1,4-beta-mannosidase 2 isoform X2: MMAGNGLFYPIIGFASVFAFIYMSFGDLKINLSEETKMSFVGRNGTQFMVDGKVFYINGWNSYWLMDQAVDEYSKPRVRAMLQAGAKMGLTVCRTWAFNDGAYHALQISPGRFDERVFKALDHVIAEARKQGIRLLLTLVNNLQAYGGKTQYVNWAWQEGIGLSSSNDSFFFDPSIRIYFKNYVKAVLTRKNSITGIEYRNDPTIFGWELINEPRCMSDASGDTLQDWLEEMSAYVKSIDKKHLLTIGLEGFYGPNSPKRLTVNPAEWAATLGADFIRNSKISTIDFASAHIYPDHWFHGQEFEAELKYVSKWMLSHIEDGEKELKKPVMFTEFGFSTDNKNFHPSKRDRFFKTVFDVMYQSARKNGAGAGSFVWQFLVGGMEEYNDDFGIVPWERPATYRLITEHTCRLARIQGGLAQQKASLKDLCSRRR
- the LOC100264294 gene encoding putative ubiquitin-conjugating enzyme E2 38, producing the protein MGDDYASQSSQSSISKKHKQNEVVLSDGIHIERDEGPTGLSITEEKVVTGGNKGKSKIDCDETWQNQAQVALANDVRNPTSEAGSEDSPDPLKSFASGSSDLININGFNSDLSYHDDDAIDDDDDDDVSGYDDNDDFLYDDDYLKLQAQFDNVDIPPGVEASVPWLKDPTPSEKMPAVVDTSPTPSLQGQCARVGSFSDPGEKETKTAATSSSTVPAQSGDGNQDDVLGKYLFFKQFDTVEDFSDHHFSRMGFVGEQPPKNWAKKIQEEWKILERDLPETIFVRVYEARMDLLRAVIVGPAGTPYHDGLFVFDVLFPPNYPSVPPMVYYYSGGLRLNPNLYDCGKVCLSLLNTWNGKKTEMWIPGKSTMLQVLVSIQGLILNAKPFFNEPGYENMYVGEDGERRSKQYNEDVFILSLKTMVYTIRRPPKHFEDFVVGHFRQRAHDILVACKAYKEGSQVGSMVKEGTQDVNEHEMSTSHEFKEAVGKMMKTLVTNFIKNGSKDCEQFQVSA
- the LOC100266088 gene encoding mannan endo-1,4-beta-mannosidase 2 isoform X1 — its product is MQRERMMAGNGLFYPIIGFASVFAFIYMSFGDLKINLSEETKMSFVGRNGTQFMVDGKVFYINGWNSYWLMDQAVDEYSKPRVRAMLQAGAKMGLTVCRTWAFNDGAYHALQISPGRFDERVFKALDHVIAEARKQGIRLLLTLVNNLQAYGGKTQYVNWAWQEGIGLSSSNDSFFFDPSIRIYFKNYVKAVLTRKNSITGIEYRNDPTIFGWELINEPRCMSDASGDTLQDWLEEMSAYVKSIDKKHLLTIGLEGFYGPNSPKRLTVNPAEWAATLGADFIRNSKISTIDFASAHIYPDHWFHGQEFEAELKYVSKWMLSHIEDGEKELKKPVMFTEFGFSTDNKNFHPSKRDRFFKTVFDVMYQSARKNGAGAGSFVWQFLVGGMEEYNDDFGIVPWERPATYRLITEHTCRLARIQGGLAQQKASLKDLCSRRR
- the LOC100243770 gene encoding uncharacterized protein LOC100243770 produces the protein MEGPNGSLARWWPKAQWASQRGPLDPGRSPFHPWGYFQVSPSPNLKTPHQSRRPRNHFPTFFFTLAPKLPAKLFHRRGHRDFYIYVCTPDQPHLPSHPRLCHPKSPNSRPTAMVVPLGPGKFYGGSLPRPRIYTDVKFNSSRVDPPVPVLDPFLSWAEEAHWSMGGLNFKRHRLQGRIEGSIKKLRAERERLMRKAKRVAKGSPPSIAVKIDDSVGGERLSPSSPCVSPPPAPVAVKRRRFVVDDDEEDDEEELVRRKLARKLGDDFDKVAPENVKGKGLISADSAKTGGGPVNSVARRTRSRRSEEHNSNDGVMEVVEQARRSSPRGKKLKGDESKGSGEKKGSPTSGISSSPRTSPRLSKRKSS